Within the Gloeobacter kilaueensis JS1 genome, the region ACCCCGCAAATCCGCCGCCGACGATTACGATGCGCGCCATGACTGCCTTCGACACAAGACAGCTCCAGCATAACTGCCGGTTGCGGGGCGGGCCTCTATCTCAGCCTTGCGACGCGCAGCCCGGCAGGATCGATCTGCAGCTGCTCGATGTTCTGGCCCCGCAGGTCGGCCCCTTCGAGGCCCGCCCCGCGCAGGTCGGCTCCTGCAAGATCTGCCGCCTGCAGGTTGGCCGCCTGCAGTTGGGCTCCTCCCAGGTTGGCATCCTCCAGATCCGCGCTCGCCAGATTGGCCCCGGTCAAATTTGCGCCGCGCAGGTCGGCGTCCTCAAGAGATGCAGCGCGCAGGTCGGCCCCGGCCAGATTCGCTCCCTGAAAGTTGGCTCCCCTTAGAAGGGTGCTGGTTAACTTTGCGCCCTCGAGGTTGGCCCCCCGCAGGTCGGCTCCTGCAAGATCGATGCCGCGCAGATCCTGGTAGGCCAGTTGCGCCCCGCGATAATTTTTGACCCCTCCACCAGCCGGTGCGGTGGACATGTTTTGCAAAAACATTCTGGTAAGCGGTACCCAGACCTGCCACACCAGAACGACCCCGACCAGGGATCCGACGATCCAGTACCTGCGCATTCTGCCCCTCTCCTCACTGAGGATCCGCTCCAGTGTTGGGTAGGCCCGATCGAGCGGGCTTTAAGCACCCATGAGCGGATCCTGTTGCGCCGAGTATAGATGTGGACCTCTTTCTGGCGGTGCTATTTCACTTGCAGAGGGGGGAAATCAGATTTCGCGCCGCCCTTCGAGGGCGCGGGCTAAAGTCATCTCGTCGGCATACTCGAGATCGCCACCCACCGGCAGGCCAAAGGCGATGCGCGTCACCCGCGCCCCCAGCACCTTCAGATTTTTGCCCAAAAAAAGCGTGGTCATCTCGCCCTCGACACTCGGATTGATTGCAAGAATGACTTCTTTTATTTCTTCGGTGCCGACGCGGTTGAACAATTCTTTGATGCGCAACTGCTCTGGCCCGATGCCTTCCATCGGGTTGATCAGGCCGCCCAGCACATGGTAGAGGCCCTTGTACTCGCGGGTGCGCTCGATTGCCACCAGATCGCGCGGTTCGGCGACGACACAGATCTGCTCGAACTGGCGGCCCGTCTGGCTGCAGAGACTGCAGGGATCTTCGGCGGAGAGGTTGAAGCAGCGGCTGCAGACACCGATCTGCTCGGTCGCCTCGACAATTGCCTGCGCCAGTTGTCGCGCCTCGGGACGGGGGCGCTTGAGCAGATGAAAAGCGAGCCGCTGGGCGGTCTTGGGGCCGATGCCCGGCAGATGCTGCAACTCTTCGATCAATCTGGCCAGAGGCCGGGTGTACATAAGTATCTGGAGGATAAAGCTAGAAGCCGAGGCCAGGAATGCTCATGCCGCCGGTCAGGTCTTTGACTTTTTCTTGCATCAGCTCGGTGGACTTGTTGTAGGCGTCCTTGTAGGCGGTCAGGAGCAGATCTTCGACGACTTCTTTGCTTTCGGACAGAAGTTGGGGATCGATCGTGACGGCGGTCGGTGCCTGGTTGCCGCTCAGGACTACCTTGACGAGGCCACCACCGGCTACACCCTCGACGCTCAGGGCTGCCAGTTCGTCCTGGAGTTTGGCGCTATTTTCTTGAATCTGCTTGACGCGCTTGAGCGCCTCCTGAAACTGGCCCATCGGTCCAAAGCCCTTGCTCATCGTGCTCTCCTGATCGCTGATCCATTGTAATCAGCCCTTATGAACCTTTGTGGGCAGATGTACCGCCAAAGTCTACAGATCTTGAATTTCGGTAGCGTTTGGTTGCAAATGTAGCGCCTGTACTATTTGGCAAATACCTGGGTGCTGTATGGTTTCGTCCGTTTACAGGGGGTTGAGATGGTCAAGATTGTTATAAACCGGGCGCTGAGCTGGCTCTGGTTGCCGTTGATGCTGGTATGGGTGCAGGCAGCAGCAGCGGGGGTGATCGTCGCTGCTGGCGGCGGTGCGGAGGGCGACGTTGGCGACACCGGTTCCTGGTCTTACCGCCTCTATCGCAAGCTGGTGCAAAACGGCGATGTCACAGGCGATGGCCGCATCAAGGTCGTGATCCTCTCGACGGCGGACGAGGATAGCTTTTTGCCCGATTACTTCGTCTGGCTTGGGGCAAGCTCAGCTACCAATGTCAAAGTCGCCTCGCTCGCCGACGCCAACAACGCTGCCATCGTTGCTCCGCTCCAGGACGCAGATGTAGTCTTCATCAAAGGCGGCGATCAGGGCGTCTACTACGACGCCTGGAACGGTACGCTGCTCGAATCTTCGATCCGCACGGTTGTGGTTACGAGAGGCGGGGCGATCGGTGGCACCAGCGCCGGGGCGATGAGCCTGCCCCAGTACAGTTTCGCCGGTGGCCAGGATCTGATCTCGCTCGATGTGCTCACCGACGCGAAGACGCCCTACCTCAACGACGCCTCCGACGGCGGCAGCGGCATTCACACCGACTTTTTGGGCTTTGTTGCCAACGCGCTCATCGACACCCACTTCACCAAACGGGGCCGTCTGGGCCGCCTATTGGGCCTGCTCGGCAAAGCCGTCCAGGACAACAACGCCACCGGTATTCTCGCCATCGGCATCGAGGAGCAGACGGGCATCGCCGTTACGGGCACAAGCGCTGAAGTCGTAGGCACGGGCTCGGTCGATTTTATCCAGCAAACCGGAAGCACCGTCCTGCGCCGCGACAGCGGCAGGCCGCTCTACTACACCCACCTGCGCTTAGACCGGCTCACCGAGGGCTGGCAGTTCGATCTGTCTTCTAAGTTGCCCAACCTCTCCACCCGACCGGCGACGGCGGTGGCGGTGAGCTATCCAGGCGACGGCTCCGCCAATTCTGGCGCACTTACGATCCAGGGCGACTATCCGAGCGACGCCCAACAGTTTGCCCACACCGTCCTCTACGCCCCGGACGCCTACAGCGCGCCCACCGGCAGCGCTTCTCCCTACATCAAATCGAGTCTTGGCCTGATCGACGCCCAGAACACCGACAGTCGCGGCGCAATTCAGCAGTCGATTTTTCGGGCGCTCTACGACTACCCTTCCTACACTGGTTTTCTGGTCGCCTTCAGCGGTCAACTGGAGCGCACCTCCACTTCTCCTGACAATTTGCAGTTCAAGCGCAACACCGCCCAGAGCGGCAGTGAAGCTGCCACGATCGTGCTGGACGGCAAAGCCCTCACCTACAAGGATCTTTCCCCCTACGTCAGCCTCGAAGATAGCGGCAGCGGCACCCTCAAGGCAGCAGCCTTTGTCAACCTTGCCGTCGATGTGCTGGCAGAAAGCAACGCCACAAGCCGGGGTGCCACCTACAACACCCGCACCCACTCCGTGGTCGGCGGACCTTAAATTCGAAAAACCCTCATCCCTTTAAAAAGTTGGGGAAGTTACAGTTGCCCGTACCCCTATTGGGCCGAAACAGCGCGACGCAGAAAAGGCGGTGCTGCCTGGGGGTATCAAAACCAGCTACCAGTGCGTCCCAGTACAATAGAAGCTGGACTGGCAAAGCTTTCGACGGTCCTTTACTACCTCTTAGGAATCACGGATTTATGAGCGATCTGCCGGTGGCCTCGGGCACAGCCGAGGCGGTCAAGTACGGTGAACGGGCGATCGAGGAGGGCAGGCTCATCACCTTCCCCAACCCCCGCCCAGGCCGCGCCTACGACATTCATATCACCCTGCCGGAATTTACCTGCAAGTGCCCGTTCTCGGGCTATCCCGACTTTGCGACGATCTACCTCACCTACGTTCCCAACGAAAAGGTGGTCGAGCTGAAATCCCTCAAGCTCTACATCAACAACTTCCGCGACCGCTATATCTCCCACGAGGAGGCCGTCCACGTCATCCTCGACGACTTTGTGGAGGCAAGCAGCCCCCTGCGCGCCGCGATCAAGGGCGACTTTAATCCGCGCGGCAACGTTCATATGGTAGTCGAGGCCCGCTACGAGCGTCCGGTCTAGCCTATGCCCCCCCTCGTCGCCGACACCGAACGCTTAAAAGAACGCCTGGCGGAGTTGCCCGCCTCGCCCGGCGTCTACTTGATGCGCGACGAAGCGGGCGAGGTGCTCTACGTGGGCAAGGCTAAAAACCTCAAAAATCGGGTGCGCTCTTACTTTCAGCCTGGACACGAGCACTCGCCGCGCATTGCGATCATGGTGGGCAAGGTCTTCGACTACGAGCTGATTCTCACCGATACCGAAGCCGAAGCGCTCGTCCTCGAAGACAACTTGATCAAGTCCTACAGGCCGCGCTACAACGTTCTGCTCAAGGACGACAAGCAGTATCCCTACCTGTGCATCACCTGGTCGGAGGAGTATCCGCGCCTGTTTGTCACCCGCCGTCGCGGCTCCGGTAACCCGGAAGACCGCTACTTTGGCCCCTACACCGACGCCGGTGCCCTGCACACTACCCTCAGTCTGCTCAAAAAACTCTTTCCGCTCCGCCAGCGCAACAGCCCCGTCTTTAAGGACCGGCCCTGCATCAACCACGAGATGGGCCGTTGTCCAGGCATCTGCCAGCGGCTCATCTCCGCCGCCGAGTACCGCGCCACGATCCGCCAGATCCAGATGATCCTGCAGGGGCGAACATCGGAACTCATCGCCCAACTCGAAGAACAGATGCAGGCGGCAGCAGTGGCGCTCAACTTCGAGCACGCCGCCCGCCTGCGCGACCGCATCCACGGGCTCGAACAACTCGGTGCCCACCAAAAAATTACCGTCCCCGACAGCTCCGTCTCCCGCGACGCGATTGCCCTGGCCTCCGACGAATCCCTCGTCTCGATTCAGCTATTTCAGGTGCGCTCGGGCAAGCTGATCGGTCGGCTGGGCTTTACTGCAGCCACCGGCGAGGAACCGGGCCGGATCCTCCAGCGCGTCCTCGAAGAGCACTACCGCACCTCGACCGCCGAAGAGATTCCCCTCGAAATCCTCACCCAACATCCGCTGCCGGAACCTGAGATCTTGAGCGCCTGGCTCACCCCAAAAAAAGGCCGCAAAGTCGAGATTGCTGCTCCCCAGCGCCAGATCAAAGCAGAACTCGTCGAGATGGTCGCCAAGAATGCCGAGGCGGAACTGCAGCGGCTGGTGCGCTTCTCCCGCCGCCAGGAAAAAGGACTTCTGGCCCTAGCGGAGGCGCTGGAGCTGCCGAGCGTGCCCCGACGGATGGAATGCTACGACATCTCCCACATCCAGGGCACCGACACGGTGGCCTCGCGGGTGGTCTTTATCGACGGTGTGGCTGCCAAGCAGCACTACCGCCACTACAAGATCCGCGACCCGCGCATCCAGGCGGGCCGTCCCGACGACTTTGCTTCGATGGCCGAGGTGATCGCCCGCCGGTTTGCCCGCGCCGAGAGTGAACCTGAAACAGACCTGCCGGACCTGGTCGTGATCGACGGCGGCAAAGGCCAGCTCTCCGCTGCCCGCGCCGTCATGGAAGAACAGTCCTACAGCGACATCCCAACTATCGGCCTTGCCAAGCGCCTCGAAGAAATCTTTTTGCCGGGCCGCTCAGAGCCCATCTTGCTCGACGAGGGCAACCCGGCTCTGCACCTGCTGCAGCGCATCCGCGACGAGGCCCACCGCTTTGCCATCACCTTCCACCGCGACCAGCGCGGCAAGCGGATGACCCACTCCAGCCTCGACGACATTCCCGGCGTCGGCCCCGCCAAGCGCAAGATCTTGCTCGACACCTTCCGCTCGGTGCCGGTACTGGAGCAGGCAAGCTTCGAGCAGATTGCGAAAACCCCCGGTATCGGACCGCGCCTCGCCCGGCAGGTCTACGACTACTTCCACGGCGAAACCGACGAGCCGGAGGCAATACTGGAGAGTCAGAACCGATGAGGCCCCTTTCTGCCCATCGGCTTTCTGAATGCTCCCTCTGTGTCAACAAGTACACTGAAGGTACAGCAGTATTTAGAGTGCAGAAATGTCACTTAGGGGAAAGAAGGTACGCGATCCATCCGAAAGCGCAACGACGGAATGCGAGGAGATTGACGGACAAAAAAACAGTGCCTTGCACCTCCGACGTCTCCCCAGGCGCGGCTTAGAACTGGCTGCTGTGGTACTCAAGTATCGCGACGGTAACTGGTCATCTTCGTCCGCTGTACCGTCTGGATTGCCGCTTGGCCCTGTAAAAAAACTTAGCGAACAAGAGCTTCAAAAACTGGCAAAGAGCAAAATGCCTGCTGCTCAGCAAAGGTGGTTACATATTCTGTTGACGAAACAGGCAGAAGAAACACTTACCCAAAGCGAGAAGCAGGTACTACAGAAGTTGCACAGACTCTACACCCAGGGAACGATCCGCAAGTCCGAAGCCCTGGCAGAACTGAAAAGGCGCGAACTTCAGCAGCCGAACTGAGTGTGGGTAGGGCTAAGATTTCTTCATCTGTAGAGGCCCAAGTGCGAGCGCGGGACAAAAACCGCTGCGCTTACTGTAAAGCTGAAGAGCGATACGTTTATGCAACAATGCACATAGAGCATATCGTGCCTGTCAGTAAGGGAGGGCCGGATGATCTGGGCAACCTCTGCTTATCCTGCAGCTGGTGCAACCTCTCAAAAGCAGCAAAAATAGATGAAAAAGATCCACAGACCGAAAACACAGAGCGCTTATTTCACCCGGTCGAGCAGGTCTGGTCAGAGCATTTCGAGTGGAAGTTAGAGGACAAAGCGACGATCGTGGGAAGAACACCGACGGGCCGGGCTACTGTCGCAGCCTTAAAGATGAATCGTACCGAAGCTCTAACTGTACGGCGCAACTGGCTTGAAGCAGGTTGGTACCCGCCGCCGTAGCTTTCCAGATAAGGACACTGCAGCAGGTTGAACGCGGTGTAGCCAGGGTCTCACAGGTGTTCAAGCAAAGGGATCAACTGCTGAATACCGGAGGGATGCTCGAAATTCAAGCGTCAGGGCAAGAGCCGCTCACGTAGCCAGAATCGAAAAGCTTTGACAAGTGCGGTGTCGTTTTCTTCGCTATGTTGCTGAAGAAATTGAGCAAGTTCCGATAGATTCAAAAAAGAAAATGCTGCACTGTATTCTATTTCTTGATAAGCAATCTTTGCAGGATCAAGACAATAGGCAATCAGCGAACCGTTCCGGTAGCGCCAGACCTCCGGAACACCCATCGCAGCGTAGACGCCCAGACGATCGAGAGAACTACTCGTGACATCGATCTCGATGACGAGATCGGGGGCGGGCTCGTCAGGGAGACTGACCTGCGTTTTTCCTGCCACCGCCTCTGCGCTTTGAATGTAAAAACATTCGTCCGGTTGCAGCCCCCGATCGAGATCCTGGCGTTTGAGCGTCGTCGAACCGGCTGCAACCAGGGCCAGATCCAGCTCTTCGGTGAGCGCAGCGACGATGCGAGCGAGGCGCTTTTTGAGACGCTCGTGGTTGAATGACGGGCTCACCAGCTCCAGATTTCCCCGGTCGTAGGTGACACGGATCGGTCGCTCACCGACGATCGCGAGCAGGGATTGATAGTTCTCCCAGGTCGTGCCGGTGAGGAGAAAGGCTTGGGGCTGCGTAACTGAAAGAGTACCCATTGGCGGTAGCTCAACTGCCCCGGTTCCAGACGGCGGCGCTGTAGCACGACCAGATGTGCATGATCCAGCCCAGGGTACCGAAGCTTACCACCCAGAGCAGGCCGCCCAGCACAAGATGCAAGAAGGCGGTCAAAAGACGACCCTGGGTAAGCTGGCCCAGGCCCGGTATAAAAAAGCTCAGTGCCGCAGCGAGGACGTTACCCGCACTTCCCTGTCCTGCCATCTTTCGCGCTCCAATGTCAGGCTTTCAATTCCAATGTAGCGACCCTGCGGGTCGATTGGGATGAACCATCACCCCGGTTTGGGAAAAATCGGACACAGAAAGACGACGGGCGGACGATTCGGTTTTGCAAGTAGAGAGGGAAGCAGTATGGAACTACTTCCCGGCAGGGTTGCACTTATCCCACCCCATCTTACTGAGTTTTCAAGCTTCGATACTCGTTTGAGCATATATAGTTTATGCTTATAAGATTCATTGTTTCTGTTTAACCTCGCTCTACTTCCGCTTCGGGCTGCAGGTAGGCGGCGAAGCGTTGGGTAAACGAGCCGTCGATGATAGCGGCGCGCAGTTCGGCGCTGAAGCGGCTGAGGGTGGCAATGTTGTGAATCGAAAGCAGGGTCATGGCGAGAATCTCGCCGCTGCGCACCAGATGGCTCAAATAGGCGCGGCTGAAGTGGCGGCAGGTGTAGCAGGGACAGTGGGTATCGAGGGGTGCAAAGTCGCGGCGGAACTGGGCGTTTTTGAGGTTGATGCGCCGATCGCCGGTGGCATTTATAAGTAGGGCGCTGCCGTGGCGGGCGACGCGGGTGGGCATGACGCAATCAAACAGATCGACGCCCACCGCCGCCGCCTGGGCAAGCTCGCGGAAAGTACCTACGCCCATCAAATAGCGCGGTTTGTGCTCCGGCAGCAGCGGGGCGGTGACGCGCACGACCTTTTCGATGAGCATCCCTGGTTCACCGACGCTCACCCCGCCGATGGCGTAGCCGGGCAGGTCGGCTGATGCGAGTACTTCGGCGCAGTGGGCGCGCAGATCGGGCCAGACGCCTCCTTGAACGATGCCAAAGAGAGCCTGATCGCTGCGGCGGTGGGCCGCCAGGCAGCGCTCGAACCAGTGCAATGTGCGCGTCACTGCCCGCTCGACTGCCGATCGCTCAGCCGGATAGGGCGGGCACTCGTCGAAGGCCATCGCCACGTCCGCCCCGAGGGCGTTCTGAACGGCCATCGCGTACTCGGGGGTAAAGCGCACCAGGCTGCCGCTTCTGGGTTCGCGAAAGGTTACCCCGTCATCGTCGATCGTCCGCAGGCTGCTCAGGCTGAAGACCTGAAATCCCCCTGAGTCGGTGAGGATCGGGCCGGGCCACTGCATGAAGTGGTGCAGGCCGCCCGCCTCAGCGACGATCTCAGCTCCTGGCTGCAGGCTGAGGTGGTAGGTGTTGGCCAGAATCATCTGGGCACCGGCCTCGACCAGTTGGGCGGGGGTGAGGGTCTTTACCGTCGCCTGGGTGCCCACCGGCATAAAGCAGGGGGTAGTCACAGGCCCGTGAAGCGTCTGGAAGGTAGCGGCTCGCGCCGCTCCCAGGCGGTGTTCGATGTGAAAACTAAATAAACTAGCCGTCAAGATCGTCGTCGTCGTCGTCCCAGTCCTCGCTCAGGCGCGAGGATTCGAGCAGGACTTCCTCGACGACCGAGCGCAGGCCGGTATTGAGGCGATGGCGAATCGTGTGGGTCGGCTCCTCGCTGTCGCGCTCTTCGAGCGGGTCGGTAGCCGGGATGAGCCGGACGATGCGCCCTTCTTGAATCAAGTTGAACTGGGGGCGCTCGTCGCTGGGCCAGTCGAGCCTGAGACAGTCGAAGCTGTTGACGTTGAGGTAGATGGTGCGGTTGGCGATCATCGTGGCACCGGCGGGATCGCTGAAGACTTCCATGATGTAGGCTTCACCGCAGCGGCGGACCTGACCGTCCTGGATGTCCATGTAGCTGACCCTGCCCAGATCTTCGAGGACTCGAATCATGTCTTGTTTGTTGACAACGAGCCCGACATCGACGATGCAGGGAGGTGCAGGCTGGTGCTTACTCATTCGTTTAGCCTCAGGAGGATCGTCGCCGGCAGAACCAGCGGTCCAAGCTTGTGCCCTACTGCACAGTATATCCAGAGGGCTCGGGAAAATGACAAATGATCGCCAACTTTTCGAGCAAGAGCGAAACGCGGTTCATTCCGTTACAGTGGTTTACGGAACCACGAGCGTCAAACCTCAAATAGTTGAGCAGGGGGAGTGAGCGGATGGGACGGAACCATGCGCATCGCAGTTGATGCGATGGGCGGAGATTACGCCCCGCAGGAGATCGTCGCCGGTGCCTTGCTGGCGCGTGCGCAGTTGGGAGTGGAGATTGTCCTGGTAGGCGACGCCCAGGCGGTGGCGCGCGAACTGAGAAAGCTCAACGCCGCCCAACTCGTCGAGATCATCGACGCCCCCGAGCAGGTGCGCATGGACGAGGAACCGACTGCCGTGCGCCGCAAGCGCAAATCCTCGATCGTGATCACGATGGATCTGGTCAAACAGGGCAAAGCCGATGCGGCGGTGGCTGCCGGTAACACCGGAGCGGCGATGGCGGCGGCCCTGCTGCAGATTGGCCGCCTGGGAGGCATCGACCGGCCTGCGATCGGGGCGCTGTTACCGACTTTGAAGCTGGGCAAGCGGGTGCTGCTCCTTGATGCCGGGGCGAACACCGATTGCCGGGCGCGCTTTCTCGAACAGTTTGCCCTGATGGGTGCGCTCTACAGCCGCTACGCCCTCGGGGTCGAAAGACCGCAGGTGGGCCTGCTCAATATTGGCGAGGAGCGCGGCAAGGGCAACGAGACGGTAGCAGAAGCCTACGAATTGATTCACAAGAATCCGAACATCCCCTTTGCCGGGAACTGCGAGGGGCGCGATGTGATGACTGGCCAGTTCGATGTCGTCGTCTGCGATGGCTTCGTGGGCAATATCCTGCTCAAATTTGCCGAAGGGGTGGGCCTGGTGGCACTCCAGATTCTCAAAGAAGAACTACCCCGTGGCTTTACCGGCAAAATCGGCACCGCCGTCATGCAGGACAACCTGCGCCAGGTCAAGCAGCGCATGGACTACGCCGCCTACGGCGGTGGCTTGCTTTTGGGCATCAACGGCGTCTGCATCATCGCCCACGGTTCCTCAAAGGCCGAGGGCATCCTCAGCGCCATCCGACTTGCCAAGGAGGCGGTCGATAACCGCGTGCTCGAACGCATTCTGCAGCAATCAGGCAGCAATTGAACCTGAAAACCAGTCGCCCCTGCAGAAGAGGTCTGCAGGGGCGTCCCGGCGAATCTGGATATTCCGCAGTCTTGACTGCCGGAAGGAAACTCTCTAGAGAGCAGCAGCTCCGGCGCACAGCCGACTGTTTGCGGTCCGAAGATTCAGGCTACTATCAGGTATACTCATCGGCACCACCTCCCTCTCCCTATCTGGTGAGTGTAAAGTTCTCCAACACTATAACTGACTGGCCCTGCAGGTGCAACCCCCTTCATAAATTACCGCTCGTAGGGCATGATTAGAGGCGGACATTTTTCAGCCGCCTTCCATGCGTTATCTTCTCGCTCTGGTATTTTCGCTTGCCCTATCCACGCTTCCCGTTGCCGCTCAAAGTAGTCTCGACGGCTGGCTTTCGAGCTTTCGAGCGAGGGTGGCCACCCAGTGGAAAGCGCCCACCAACCAGCAAAAGCCAGTCGTCCTGGAAGTGCGGATCAACCGCGCCGGTCTGATCCGGGGTTTGAGCTTGACCACTTCCTCCGGCGACACCGAGGTGGACAAGGCGGCAGCCGATGCCGTGCGCAGCGCCGTTCCTTTTAATCCCCTGCCGGAGGAGTCGGAGGTGCTGCAGGCGCAGGTGGAGCTGACCCTGGCACCGGGAGCCACACCCGCTGCCACTGTCCAGCCGCGAAATGTGTTTTTGGGAGTAGAGACCAGCCGGATTCCTGCCCAGGATGGCAAGCCCGAAAAAGTCTACGTGAGCGGTGCCACCTGTCCGTCCGCTGAGCAGGCAAAGCTCAGGCCAAACGATCGGATCGTTGCCCTGGCAGGTCAGCCCGTCAAAGCAGGCAGCGACATCCGTACCATTCTCGTAACCCACAAACCCCACGAGACGATCACTGTCCGCATCGAGCGCAACGACGCTGAATTTGACCTGCCCCTGCAACTGTGCGGCGTAGAAGTGCATCTTCCGGTTCTGCAACCGGAGCCTATCCCAGCAAAGCTGACAAAACTCGAAGCGCTGCCGCCCTCCAACCTGCTCAAAGCCGAGCAGGTCTTTGGCTGGGGCAACGTGCTCGGGGCAGACCTCCAGCAGGGAACGCTCGCGGTTGTCGTTGGAGCGCAGCCCGGCGAAGAGGTGCTGAAGGCAGCGAGTACGAAGCTCTTCGAGCAGGTCCGATCCGGCGATGTCCGCAACCTGCAGGTTCAGGTCGAGACCGCCGACAGTGAGCGCGCCTGGCAGGCAAAAACAGATGGCACGGCGATCGCGATTACCAGACACCCGCCGGACTGGCAGAGTGCGCCCCTGCGCCTCAAGGCCGGAACTGTTTTACCGGTGCGCCTGGACATCCAGAACATCAAAGATATACGCCAGGGAGACACCATCGCCGTCACCGGCAAGATTCTCGACGACGTGCTCGATCGCAACGGCGTCCCCCTGGTGCGCTCCGGAACAGTCGTGGCCGGCAAGATGGTCACCACCCCGCCCTTCGGTCACCGGCTGGTCCTCGAAACAATCGGCAAAGCCAAAACACCGATCAGCGCCGAATCGGAGGTCTTACCGGCGCGGGAAGTGCTCCTGGATCGCAGCGGTTCCGTCAAGGCTGCCTTTGCCTCGTTGCTCTACGGCGGCCAGGTCGTCGGCGTCTCGATCAAGCAGCCCCTCAGCTTCCAGCCCGATCCGCCGGAGCGGGTTTTGAAATTGCCCGCTCCCGCTGAGGATGTGGGTGCTGCAGTCGCCCAACCGACGGCGAAGCGCGGACTCGAACTGTACAACGAGGGCGTCGCAGCGGCATCCCGGCAAGATTGGAATAAAGCGATCGACACTTTCAAGCTCTCGCTGGCAAACTTTCCCTCGCGCAACGCCCGCGAAGCTCTGGGCTGGAGCTACGAGCGGCGGGCCGAAAAATTGCTCAACCTCGACAACGTTCCGCCGGCAATCGGAGATCTTGAGCGCGCCGTTCACCTGCAGGCCAAAGTATCCAATAGCCTGCTGCTGCTGGCGAGCGCCTATCAGGCCCTCATCGACGAAGCGGGTGCCTCGATCGGGGAGGATCAGCTCGCCTACTACCGCCACCACGCGACGATCTACGGTCTGGCGCTGCCGGACTACTCCAACCGCCTGGTGGGACTTTTTGCTCAAGAACCCGCCCCGGCACCGGCCCAGGGAGCGGATTACCTCGACAACGTTCTGTATCTATTTGGCAAGTCCGGAACGGCGACCCGGCAGGTGACGGTCCGCTTCGATCGCCAGCCGATCAAAGTCTATATAGCCGCTGCTCCGAGTCCCGAGTACGACGAGGCCACCTGGCGGGCCGTCAAAACCTGGGAAGAGTTGAGCGATGGCACCGTGCGCTTTGAGCGGGTGAATCAATCGACCGACGCCGATATTACCGTCGTCTACTCTTACTTTTTGCTCAGAGGGATCGCCGGATACACCGACTACGCTCTGAGCAGTTTCGACCCCCGCGCCTTCGGCAGCCGTATGGCCGCTCCCCTCGTCAACATCA harbors:
- a CDS encoding pentapeptide repeat-containing protein, whose product is MRRYWIVGSLVGVVLVWQVWVPLTRMFLQNMSTAPAGGGVKNYRGAQLAYQDLRGIDLAGADLRGANLEGAKLTSTLLRGANFQGANLAGADLRAASLEDADLRGANLTGANLASADLEDANLGGAQLQAANLQAADLAGADLRGAGLEGADLRGQNIEQLQIDPAGLRVARLR
- the recR gene encoding recombination mediator RecR; amino-acid sequence: MYTRPLARLIEELQHLPGIGPKTAQRLAFHLLKRPRPEARQLAQAIVEATEQIGVCSRCFNLSAEDPCSLCSQTGRQFEQICVVAEPRDLVAIERTREYKGLYHVLGGLINPMEGIGPEQLRIKELFNRVGTEEIKEVILAINPSVEGEMTTLFLGKNLKVLGARVTRIAFGLPVGGDLEYADEMTLARALEGRREI
- a CDS encoding YbaB/EbfC family nucleoid-associated protein, giving the protein MSKGFGPMGQFQEALKRVKQIQENSAKLQDELAALSVEGVAGGGLVKVVLSGNQAPTAVTIDPQLLSESKEVVEDLLLTAYKDAYNKSTELMQEKVKDLTGGMSIPGLGF
- a CDS encoding cyanophycinase: MVKIVINRALSWLWLPLMLVWVQAAAAGVIVAAGGGAEGDVGDTGSWSYRLYRKLVQNGDVTGDGRIKVVILSTADEDSFLPDYFVWLGASSATNVKVASLADANNAAIVAPLQDADVVFIKGGDQGVYYDAWNGTLLESSIRTVVVTRGGAIGGTSAGAMSLPQYSFAGGQDLISLDVLTDAKTPYLNDASDGGSGIHTDFLGFVANALIDTHFTKRGRLGRLLGLLGKAVQDNNATGILAIGIEEQTGIAVTGTSAEVVGTGSVDFIQQTGSTVLRRDSGRPLYYTHLRLDRLTEGWQFDLSSKLPNLSTRPATAVAVSYPGDGSANSGALTIQGDYPSDAQQFAHTVLYAPDAYSAPTGSASPYIKSSLGLIDAQNTDSRGAIQQSIFRALYDYPSYTGFLVAFSGQLERTSTSPDNLQFKRNTAQSGSEAATIVLDGKALTYKDLSPYVSLEDSGSGTLKAAAFVNLAVDVLAESNATSRGATYNTRTHSVVGGP
- the queF gene encoding preQ(1) synthase, producing the protein MSDLPVASGTAEAVKYGERAIEEGRLITFPNPRPGRAYDIHITLPEFTCKCPFSGYPDFATIYLTYVPNEKVVELKSLKLYINNFRDRYISHEEAVHVILDDFVEASSPLRAAIKGDFNPRGNVHMVVEARYERPV
- the uvrC gene encoding excinuclease ABC subunit UvrC, with amino-acid sequence MPPLVADTERLKERLAELPASPGVYLMRDEAGEVLYVGKAKNLKNRVRSYFQPGHEHSPRIAIMVGKVFDYELILTDTEAEALVLEDNLIKSYRPRYNVLLKDDKQYPYLCITWSEEYPRLFVTRRRGSGNPEDRYFGPYTDAGALHTTLSLLKKLFPLRQRNSPVFKDRPCINHEMGRCPGICQRLISAAEYRATIRQIQMILQGRTSELIAQLEEQMQAAAVALNFEHAARLRDRIHGLEQLGAHQKITVPDSSVSRDAIALASDESLVSIQLFQVRSGKLIGRLGFTAATGEEPGRILQRVLEEHYRTSTAEEIPLEILTQHPLPEPEILSAWLTPKKGRKVEIAAPQRQIKAELVEMVAKNAEAELQRLVRFSRRQEKGLLALAEALELPSVPRRMECYDISHIQGTDTVASRVVFIDGVAAKQHYRHYKIRDPRIQAGRPDDFASMAEVIARRFARAESEPETDLPDLVVIDGGKGQLSAARAVMEEQSYSDIPTIGLAKRLEEIFLPGRSEPILLDEGNPALHLLQRIRDEAHRFAITFHRDQRGKRMTHSSLDDIPGVGPAKRKILLDTFRSVPVLEQASFEQIAKTPGIGPRLARQVYDYFHGETDEPEAILESQNR
- a CDS encoding HNH endonuclease, producing MHIEHIVPVSKGGPDDLGNLCLSCSWCNLSKAAKIDEKDPQTENTERLFHPVEQVWSEHFEWKLEDKATIVGRTPTGRATVAALKMNRTEALTVRRNWLEAGWYPPP
- a CDS encoding Uma2 family endonuclease; translated protein: MGTLSVTQPQAFLLTGTTWENYQSLLAIVGERPIRVTYDRGNLELVSPSFNHERLKKRLARIVAALTEELDLALVAAGSTTLKRQDLDRGLQPDECFYIQSAEAVAGKTQVSLPDEPAPDLVIEIDVTSSSLDRLGVYAAMGVPEVWRYRNGSLIAYCLDPAKIAYQEIEYSAAFSFLNLSELAQFLQQHSEENDTALVKAFRFWLRERLLP